From the genome of Ziziphus jujuba cultivar Dongzao chromosome 6, ASM3175591v1, one region includes:
- the LOC107429939 gene encoding uncharacterized protein LOC107429939, with protein sequence MLIQAHCSTSSPIHLTHLSFQNPMLSHRLPFNVSGFNGVLNMRSGQRLGLGTTVSASSERQSSSFNEQKKRKIVEHICLLKAKADLSDEEENDMLDYLYTTQYQMAGVLSVSLGRISNENLDNFTHAVYMRFQKKEELEKFYDKPFYLRVLKEHVFPYCHGFLNVDYESEVEDDMLPIFRKGEEFNYGVEFVLLISFADKAIGSIEDALASLERVMVGFPSLIVQSTQGRNFNVSSEEYTHGVVTRFRSFKAFEIFMSSSEYKDIWKSKFQPITQKILSVYYSVDPVGTEIM encoded by the exons ATGCTTATTCAAGCTCATTGCTCCACATCCTCTCCCATTCATCTTACCCATCTTAGCTTCCAAAACCCCATGCTCTCCCACCGTCTTCCTTTTAATG TTTCTGGGTTCAATGGAGTTCTTAACATGCGGTCGGGTCAAAGATTAGGTTTGGGAACGACAGTTTCAGCCTCTTCTGAAAGGCAGAGCTCGAGCTTTAATGAGCAAAAGAAAAG AAAAATTGTGGAGCATATTTGTTTGCTTAAAGCCAAAGCAGATTTATCTGATGAGGAAGAAAATGATATGCTTGATTATCTGTATACAACTCAGTATCAAATGGCTGGAGTTCTTTCAGTATCATTAG GGCGTATCTCTAACGAGAATCTCGACAATTTTACGCATGCTGTTTACATGCGTTTCCAGAAAAAGGAAGAACTTGAGAAGTTTTATGATAAACCTTTTTACTTGAGAGTTCTCAAGGAGCATGTATTTCCTTACTGCCAT GGATTCCTAAATGTGGATTATGAATCTGAAGTAGAAGATGATATGCTTCCTATATTTCGTAAGGGAGAG GAATTCAACTATGGTGTGGAATTTGTGCTTCTGATTTCATTTGCTGATAAAGCAATTGGATCTATAGAAGATGCATTGGCTTCACTTGAAAGAGTGATGGTGGGATTTCCATCCTTAATTGTTCAATCTACTCAAG GTAGGAATTTTAATGTCAGCAGTGAGGAGTACACTCATGGAGTAGTGACACGATTTCGATCTT TCAAAGCTTTCGAGATATTTATGAGCAGCTCCGAATACAAAGAT ATATGGAAATCTAAGTTTCAGCCAATCACTCAGAAAATACTCTCTGTATATTATTCTGTGGATCCAGTTGGCACTGAGATCATGTAG
- the LOC107429948 gene encoding F-box/LRR-repeat protein At3g48880, with product MKGKTSKAGSWNDVPHDILVKIFMTLNIMDLITSVSRVCSSWRRASCDPALWEKLDLSTMKSSSVNIPREPYAWSDKESGDKLLLIMKNAMSLGGGHAVCLILHFYAFLRNEHLLCAAERSPKLKKLALPAWNQLNVDAFEEAVKHWKALETLTVPCVYSPVNILRAIGTHCKNFSRLKIMCPFDLEFANAIITYIPKLKVLSLRCAMVYKDALSCIMNALHHLEVLNLNHCLLVDDAQYEGFVVVYREHEQEIIEKGSRFKTFLFCNQATCAMCQHTFDDEGILRWYEYDEILWRTDEVSSLAL from the exons ATGAAGGGAAAAACCTCGAAAGCTGGGTCATGGAATGATGTTCCACATGATATCCTGGTTAAGATATTTATGACTCTGAACATTATGGACCTGATTACTAGTGTTTCTCGTGTATGTAGCTCATGGCGCCGAGCATCTTGTGACCCAGCTCTCTGGGAGAAGCTTGATCTGAGCACAATGAAGTCTAGCTCAGTTAATATTCCCCGAGAACCATATGCATGGTCTGACAAGGAGTCAGGTGACAAACTATTGCTGATCATGAAGAATGCTATGAGTCTCGGTGGTGGACATGCAGTATGCTTGATTCTCCATTTCTATGCATTCTTAAGGAATGAGCACTTACTTTGTGCAGCTGAAAG GAGTCCTAAACTCAAAAAACTTGCTCTACCTGCTTGGAATCAATTAAATGTCGATGCATTTGAAGAGGCGGTGAAACATTGGAAAGCTCTTGAAACTTTGACTGTGCCATGTGTTTATTCTCCTGTTAACATCCTCAGGGCAATTGGTACTCACTGCAAAAACTTCTCAAGGCTCAAAATTATGTGCCCTTTTGACTTGGAGTTTGCAAATGCAATTATCACCTATATCCCAAAGCTTAAGGTCTTGAGTCTTAGATGTGCAATGGTGTACAAGGATGCTCTTTCATGCATCATGAATGCCTTGCACCATTTGGAGGTCCTGAACTTAAACCATTGCCTCCTTGTTGATGATGCTCAATACGAAGGCTTCGTTGTTGTCTACCGTGAACATGAGCAGGAAATCATTGAAAAAGGCTCACGGTTCAAAACCTTCCTTTTTTGTAACCAGGCAACTTGTGCTATGTGCCAGCATACATTTGATGATGAGGGTATTCTGAGGTggtatgaatatgatgagaTACTTTGGCGGACGGATGAGGTAAGTTCTCTTGCTCTTTGA